The genomic window GAAGTAGGCTGCAGGGGCTTTGCAGGGCGATCTCTACACCGGGTCCTGGGACTCTTAGGGATCTATGGGCAGCAGAGACAACGAGCCACCAAGAACATCCAGGAAGCTGCTGAGAATTCTTCCCGGTGGCTCTGGATTAAGAGGGGTGACGAATGGCACAGTTAGCTACCTGGACACAAGGAAGAGGGTGTCTGAAGATAAGACCCGAAACAGCCAATGACGCCAGGTCcttcactgatgatgtgtccaGGTTGCACCGTGAGGTGTATTATATAACTATGACACAACTGCTTCAGCAGTAACAATagcaagacaacacaacatgaagacaccacaacaacaatataCAACATTAAGATATGACAAGATTTCATAATGTTAGATCAAGTGTGTGATGGGGACATGATTGGGTTGATTTTAGCCATGATTTCATCTTGAATAAAAAACTTTAATTTCAAACCAACAAAGCTGTTTCACTGTCACCTGGTACTGAGCTCCAATAGTGTGTAGATACACCCAGTCTTTTTCAATATAAACTTTCAGCTTAGGTAAAACACTTTCAttcggtttaggcaacaagagcaCATGTTCAGGTTtagaataaaaatgtcatggtttggctcattgcctttatagtttaatggtgctctgcggcatcaggggaaaacacagcaggacacgaacaaaagttaaggtgacgAAGGTCCGAGTAAGGTTGGCGGGACGAGTGCTGGATGGATCCAACGTTTCTTTCACACAGGAGaacggtgtttgtgtcccgtaagattattcAATCAAGTGGTAACGTGTGAACGAATGAAtaagaatgtggaaagtctttggtgattaccaaaatgtttttttgttttattttcccctATTATTTGACCCTGAACAGAATAAGCAGTTTCTTCAGATTCGTATAAATTATAGAATACATATCCCATGCTTACTTATttcacatatttgtcagttgtgtccaAACAGAAACTGAGAAAGAGACGAGtggacacacgcacacacacacacacacacacacacacacacacacacacacacacacacacaagcagacagagacagagctctacGTTTGATTAGAAAAGAGTAGAGAATCGCTTGGAAACTGTCGTGAGAAATGTGCTTCTGGTGTGAACAGCCAGGTGACTTCTCTGGACTGCTCGCATGACAGTCGTCACACATGGAGACGCTTCGCCATCTAGTGTGAAGATGGCGTAACCCGTGGTGAATGTCGTGAAATGGTTGTGCAACGAAACTacttgattaggtttagaaagagATCATGTTTAAGGCTTAAATCTCTACGTTTGTTACGTGACATTACACAAGTACGTCACATGAATGAGGTCAGTGCATCATGACTGTACGTAGAATACAATCAAGCAAcaatgacttttggtttcatacgTGACACAAACTGCGGTCTTCTGACAAAGATCTGGTTTGTATGACCCACCTCGTCTTTCTCCCACCCTCAGCAGACTTTCTTACCCCTTATAGTGTGGCAGCTGCTCTCAATGTTACCTACTGCAACAGATGGGTTAAcactggagttagttgaaagcctggtgtgTCTAATAGAGACGCTAAAGGCTGCCTTTGGCGTTAATAAAACACGCagaggggcgtgacaaagcatctgtatttgacaacctgcAGGTGAGAACAAGGTGTCTGTGGGTAGAATCTACCTGAACCATGTCTGAGTCTGTTTTCTGACCAGACTTCACTTATTCCCCTCTCTCACCAACATGGAACTGGTTTCATTCTGGTTGCTTcacctaattttgaaccatTCAGAGCATTTCGAGCAGAAAAGTTCTTTTTCACAGGTTTTCCTTGATGTGAGGTCTGAATTGTGACGACACCAGTGGGTGTGTCATATTCTTTTTAAGAAATAAAGGAGTgtgcagtggtctcattaaTAGTTGGTCCATCCTTGTTTTGTTGGTAAAAGCAAACGTTTGCAGGTAAGCAGTGTAATCAGTGATTCTGCGACTAGTTTTACTTCCATTGTGCATTTTGCAACACCTTCTGTTGgtgacacatccttgattatAATTGCTCCACTCAGAACAGGTGGAAAGGCAGGCTGGTGCACAGGATAGCATCGAGGTCCCAAGAATCCTGAATGGAAACGgctcaagaaccagagctaatatGGTGGCAAAGGTTTAAGAGGGCCTTTCCTCTCAGATGTTTTGGTATGCTGAATAGTGTGTTAGTCATGTCGCTTTACATGCGTGACATGCCCATGACACAGCACACTCCTGCACTGCCTCGTCACACCCACATAGGAAACAGTGGACGTGAGATGATGGTGACGGTGAtgataaagatgatgatgaagatgactCTCTGCATCTGCCTGACAGTGTTTGACTACTAATAAGTGCACATTTTTTAAACGCCGCAGCGGCTCCTGATTTATTGTATAAAATATGAGGTAAAAGCTGAATATGAGCAATTCATCATTTAAATTCCTGATCTAACATCAGGGGTGAGTGATTTCACTCAGGAGGAGATTTGATGAGTACAACAGTGCAGATGCCTGGAGGGCAAAGTGGTTACATTTCCATCTGTCGTCACATTAAAGGTTGAGGAACCTTTGCTGGTGTCCCTTCAGTGTTTGGACGTTTCTTTCCTTTTGCTAATGCACACTTAATTCTCAACTGCATAAAACATGAAgtgaataataaaatacataatgcctctctccctctctgtccctctctgtctctgtctctctaatgTTAATTTCAAAGAGAATATAAACAGACTTGTCCTCAGTCACACGTgatggaaaaaaggaaaactgcAGAAGTTCCTCGTCACCTTTTACCCCAAATTATTCCTCTTTCTgttcaaaggtccagtgtgtaggatttaagggggatatattggcagaaatggaatacagtaacatgtaatatgttttctttagtgtatcatcacctgaaaataagaatcattgtgtttttgttaccttagattgagacgtttatatcttcATCGGGTGCGGGTCCACAACCACGGAGTCAGGCATGTTGCAACAGCATGTTTCTGctgtagcccagaacagacaaaccaaacactggctctagataaggccaaTCCCGTTTTCATGTCGGCCACCATAGCAGTCCCTCCGCCACGATacgcatcagaaaaacactgattatttaaacacaaaagtgtttcagtgtttttaccaatttaaatcactgagtctgtttgttttggagaggaagagatttctgcagataattcgacTCTATGTATAAACTTCCTGAATGTGTGGATCGGAAATAAGGTGAGAACACtgaattatcagagaaaaatggTTGAGCACACAGTAGCAAGTGGTGGGCAATCCTCctgtctccgacatgccaaacgtcatcagagaaaaatgatttgtaacattaaagtTTTTATTCAGTGTCTGTATTGAGTgatccgtttgttttggagggaaagagacctctgtggataatttggctacCGCATAAAAccttcttaaagggatagtgcacccaacatgtaaattcagccattatctcctcacccatatgccgagggaggctcaggtgaagttttagagtcctcacatcacttgtggagatccaaggggagaggaggtagcaacacaactccacctaatggaggctgacggcgccccagattcaaacatccaaaaacacataattgaaaccacaaaatatctccatactgctcgtccgtagtgatccaagtgtcctgaagccccgacataaaaagttgtttggaaaaacctcatttgaccCATGTCCCATATTTATCTCCTTTGCTCTCTCTTGaaaacagcccagtcaccacaGGAAAATGTTGATGGCACTATACGTGTcagcaaaccacaaatacgtttcaacatttctaaagtgacgtagtatgtgagctgactgtgtcatctggaggtggaggggatgctAGGTGACAGGACACCTAGGTGAGACATGCTGGGACTCATGCACCaccctcctgcccaccccacTGGGACTTCTGCTACCtcaactttcattgttgtcccccCACGTTTGCCCCTGGCACTGCTGGGTGCCATTAAGTAAAAACGGCaactggccatgtatcatgctgacgtaaaaggacggcttttttcgtcagtgtctgacgctagaagtcactgaccaagcagtgATGACTTTAAAGCGAGACTGGGTTGTTCAAGCATCCACTAcgtaataatgtacaaatatcaCATATCTgatgtttgcagaaacaaataGTGCCAGCATTTATTGGGTTATTGGGCGATTGGATTACTGGACAACTTCTCCAGAATCAAAGAAATATTATCTGGGAATTTCAGGGATTGTTTTCAGTGGTGACAATTTAGGATGTGACCTTTACTGAAGACTGTTTCTctgtcagtctgtttttttgtggtagTTCCCAAAAAGTTGTGAAGTTATAAAACAAAGCTTTCAGCCACCAGActattataatttttttgtaCCCATAATGTGCAGGAAGACAAACAATAAGCCGTCATGAGCGTTCCTGgaggctgcagctctgcaggttGGAGAGTGTTTCAGTGCTGGCAGAAGGTTTTCGCTCTGTTGACTGCCTCATTGTTTAATTGTCAGGTTGCTTTGGGAGCACTCAGCTGAATGCCTTAAACTAAAACATGCTAAATGTTTTAATGGAATGCAGTTGGCCCATGAAATGCTCACAATAAACTAGAGGCTTATTTAGATTTTTGTCTCATTGAATAAATGTCTGTGAACCTCGAGGACTTTCTCCAGTTTTTCTCACCTTCAGTAACTTTGAACCAGACGATCTGCACTCCTTCTCAGAGTCACAGCTCCTTCAGAATCTGAACACAGAGACATGATATCAGTTCTGTTAGAATCAGTGTGAATTACACTTTCCAGGGGTATCAATATCTGCTCTGTTCATCATAAATGTGCTTAGAAATGTTAGAAAATGAACACTCCTGATAACTCCAGATCATGCCCCATGGTCGGCTTTGAACGTTTTCTTCAGTATCACACTTGTTTACCTTGAGTCAAGGACGTTCAgtccagaagcttccaaagaggcaaagtctttTGCAGACGTCCAAAATacttgtggcagctttggtcgctctagtcgctcatcacgtgaatcattgaacgttcgatcgtgcttgtcaatttaaaggagccgcaaagcgactactggcttgaaagcagcgtagttgctgcttgctgttgtccagtcagaaagctcatagttggccaaCAGAGAGTTacgtttggtcaatgaaaacagaaaacgtatgtcatctcattcaaaccaagcaaggaagacttgcatgctacgtcgcaacattagcctgcagttctctcctctattacgaacattacacacattaaaactcaccagaccaaccaactacctctGTGACGccgtcccaagcctcattctttttattttggtctctgtaaccgaacagcgacacaatataaaggactgagtgggcgccAACGCAAGTAATACACTTCTCAatatccattgtcggaacaagtgtgctgtaggaaccaaagtcacatggcttgttctctgggacctgcttcatcgaagcacgtcagcattccgATTGGTTGCTGCCGAAccgcgtcagagctcattaccataaagtgaAATGAtttttaactcccctccggaCCGCTCCGGTTGCTTTGCGGGTGGCTGATGACCAGGTCACCAAAGTTGCCCAAGTCgccgggctctcattgaaaatgaatgacttccgctgttttggaagctctggtcgcttttggtttgaacgtacagttagaCCTTTGTTACAAGCTGCATCTAAGGCCTTGTCTATATCGTTACAGAtgattttaaattacttttctcAGCAagtttaacaaatataaaacctccatggatcatttcattttatttccttttgacCCCTTGTATAACGGACAAACAAAAATAGCAATAACAAATCAGAGCAGGCGGCAACCAATGCACACCAAAATAAATAGAACAGAATTAGTGTACATACAAGTCAGAGCAAATCAAGAGAAACTATtcaagattttctttaaaagtttcaacaaatttgacNTAACAAATCAGAGCAGGCGGCAACCAATGCACACCAAAATAAATAGAACAGAATTAGTGTACATACGTACAAGTCAGAGCAAATCAAGAGAAACTATTcaggattttctttaaaagtttcaacaaatttgacaaaacCTTTACTTTTCGAGATGACATTAACTTTTGAAACTTGTAAATATTTGGATTTACTCTATAGAACTGTCCGAccaactctcttctctctttgttAAAGAAGGAACACACAAGTTCATAATGATATTCGTCTCCTCAATTGCGAGTCAAACAAAGAGTACATTGCCGAGGGACATTTTCACAGTCATACCTGCGCTCAGAGATAGGTAAAGGGACATTTTCACAGTCATACCTGCGCTCAGAGATAGGTAACTTATGATTTCCACACCGAAACTTAGACAAACAAACTCTTTTGGCAGGTGTTAACATATAAGGTTCAAAAGtgaaatcagttttaaacaatttataacTATCACATAAAGGGTTGCTTTGTAATTTGTCATGCCATCTCTGTGGTTCCATATTTGCACTTGGCTGagtgtaattttatttttgtgactCAGCTCAACAACAGATAAAAGATGAATCATCAGCAGTATTTAAAGTAATGGCTGCTGGCAGGAGAAACCAGGTTAAACATTTTGGAGCTGCAGAGTAAAGTCGTAAAATTTTACAGCAACATCATTATCTCTCTTcaaccctcctcctctctcccttcatcATTATCCTGCTCTTTGTTCCTCATTTCTTCAGCTTTCTATTTCCACACCTCCCCTCTCACTACTTTTCATCTGCTGTTTTCCTTCACCTTTATCTTTCATTTCATTACCTGCCCTTTCAGACCTCCCCTCCAATCTTCCTCATGTCTCCTCTATTCCTTATTCCTTTCTCCTTATTTTctaccctcctcttcctcccttttCCTCTCCTATCTCTTACACTGTACACTCTCTATCCTACCAACTTTATTATGCCTCTACACCGGCAACAGCTGTGGCCGAAGACataatgtttttggtttgtccatccCATTactgtgaacgcaatatctcaagaacgtctGGAGGTAATGTCTTTAAATTCAGCACAATCGTCCagttggactcaatgatgaagtgattcaattttggtggtcacaggtcaaggtcactgtgacctcgtctgcCTCATGTTTGTGAACACGATTGCCATTTTCCGGATTGCTGCAGCGCtgtattttctaattttttgTGTCTCTCGTCCTGCTattgatttaattttgtctGAATAAGACAACTGTGTTTGGATTGTGGACATCGGACAACGCATATTTAGacatctgaatgaatgaatgaataacttTTTATTTCGGTTACATACATCTTGGAAAACAAAGattatttcacacaaattttCTCACAGTCTGTCACTGAAGGAATAGGCTGAAGCTGCAGGCTTATTTTTGCCGATCCTATTTTAACCAAAGGAAAACCAAGAACATCAACAATAccaaagaaaggaaataaataaattaataattcaaTACATTACACTCTAAAGTATAATCCTCAAGTATTTTACAATTtgatcattttacattttacatcttACGGCTTTTTACAGAGAGCTACACAATTTCAAATCAGCACCGAGTCCATTCCATAACTTCACTCCCAGAActgaaacacatctgtattttaCATTGGTTCTCACTttacatgtttcatacataAACAACCCTCTTAAGTCATAATTACCTTCTCTTAATCCAAAGAAATTTTGAATACAGACTGGAAGGTTTCTGTTGACAACTCGAAATATCTGGCACGGCTCACTGCTTGGACAGTGACATAGAGCAAGGAAAATGGGCTGAAAGACTAACGTTGGTGGCTGTTAGCATGGATAGCTAGCATAGTAGGActgtttatatttctgttggCCGCTATTATTGCATTAACTGTTTATTGTTACACTCGGTTTGTTGCCGACAATATGCAAAAAACAAGCGAAACGCCACCGAGACATGGCAAGCAAGATGGTGGAATCTctgaagaggaggtggaggtcaTAGAGaaatcaaaggtcaaggtcagtgtgacctcacataaAAACACGATTTTCAGGCGTCCAtatgcatccatgttttcacagacatagatgTAATCTGTAACTGCACCTTGACTCGTTCATGGAGGCATTCAACAACAAAGTGGTAATACTAGTTTATCTCTATTATGTGTATTGTGTCTTTCTGACCTTTCTCCATCTGCACTCCCTCCTtgattccctctctccctcctcctctcattaCCTTGTCTCCATCTGTTCCTCTTTGCCTTTATTTCACTCATTACTGACCTgtgcctctctccctcctcttcctctctttctttaccCTCTCCCTCACCCCTTTATCCTccccctcatcctcctcttgcTCCATTTCCTTTCTtatctcttcttctctcacccctccctcctcctccttctcgtccccctgcaggctGTTGATGGAGAGGATTTCGGATGTCAGCCGGGACAGTGGTCATCGCAGGAGGAATTCTGGCTACAGTCATCTTACTGACCATCGTCGCTGTACTGTGTTTATGTAGGTTGCAGGTATGACGTTTCACTGCTCACTACACATCTAATGCTGAACAGACAAGCAGCCCAAGCGCCATAAAAAAAGCATTGTACTtatttgcaaaccacagatacattacatttgaacattgttatgtagcagatactttgacattttaacaactttttttgGCTTAAATAATCCTGTTCTGTgggcacaatcccagcaggaatAACAGTGATGTGTTGCTACAAAAGACCCAAGTTTAAAGAAGTGTAACAATTAGCCAAATTTACGGTTCGGTTCGGTTTGATACGACACAGTGGTGAAATGGTTTAgcacatttcaaaaacagcaaaaaagtaGAAATGCCAGAGAGATatccttgtttttttaaatactttatttgttaaaacgATCATCATGAGGTGTGATCTTATCTGACTTGACTTTTTTTGAACAATGGTGAGGTTATACCTGAGTGACCCATCTTCAGGGGTGTCTTCAGATGTCAACAGATGCTCTCATGAGATGGTCAAATTCGGGATATTGTCTTCGGAATAAtcgtggaatattagtgtgcatgtaaacgtaccgAGTGTTGACGTTAAAGACATCCTGATGTTTGATTCTGACCTGTCACTCCCTTTCTGTCTGTCAGTATTACTGCTGTAAGAGGGAGGAGTCTGAGaagggggaagaggaggaaccAGAGCTCGCCACTATGTCGCCTTCCCGCCCTCTGGCTCTGTCCGCTCCCCCTACGCCTCCAACGCCGGAGCACTACGGCGACGAACCGGAGAACTACCCCCCCACCTTCCTTACTGAGGCCAACGGGCCTGCCAGCTACTCCCCCACACCGCCGCCGCGCAGGTGCCAGCGCTCACACGCCTTCTGCCCGTCCTGCGCCCGCTGCTCACTGCCCTTCTACCTGCAGCACCCGGAGAGGCTGTGTAACGGCGGGCGCAGGATCAGCTACAGGACTGTGCAGCAGCAGGACCTGGAGCTGCCCATGGACCTGGCCAGCTTCTATCAGAAGCTCAACCTCATTCGCTCCGTCACCATGAGGGAGGTGGTCACCCACAGCGTCAGCACTGACGTCTAGGAGCTGGCAGGAGGGAGGCATCGCCGTCCTGTTGGCCTGGGGAAAGGTTGCTTTATACAAACTGCACTGACTCGTCTGCAAACACActaaattaacatgttatataaGCGCTCTGCTGTGGAAGCAGCGTTAGCACTGTGCTGTACTGGTGTACTACAACACTGAGGGCTTTTGGGTGATGTGACATCTCCTGGCAGCCATTTTGGAGGTCCACAGCTCTGGAGCAACTGCCAACAGCTGAATGCATTTGTGAACATAAACGTGTTTCTGACAGACTTGAACAGACTCAGTTTTAAGGTGGAGTCAGCGATTCTGGAGAAAGATTGTTGACAATACGCTTTGACATTTAGCATGTCCCAGAGTCACCGTCCCACTGCCTTTCTCTTTATTCTCAAAGTCCACTTCCAGCCTGCTGTTGCGATGTGACTAAAGGTTGAGGGAAAGGTCACTTTTGGTACCATTTGAAGCAAAGCAGAGAACTGCTCAGAGAGGCGGCAAATTAAGATTGTTGTCTTTGTGACATCAACACGCCGACATAGGGAAGAGCTGCTGGGTGACAGGCTGTAAAACTTACGAGACGAGACAAATCCAGTTCTCCAGTTTTATATCATACCAGTTGAGGAATTGTGTAAGAAAAAGTGTCTGGCGGACATCatcaggtaaacacagacgGGAGTGTCAACCAAAACAGGCCCTGGTGCCCCAGGTCAGATCACACTTATGTGTGCTGTACCCATTTCATAGCAGGTGAGAACAATACACGAATAACAGTGGTGTAACTGAAATACACCGAGCCCACGTTTGGTCTTGGATTTTGGCAGTTGTTATGAGCCCAGGCTCAGCCAGTTTAAAATACCTATACttgtattataattattttttaagttagCACCAAGACATGTAAGACAACCTTAGGCATGATTCAAGGCCGATCTGGGTGAGTATTCTGTCAATACTTGTTCTAGAAATCACCAGAAAGGGCTTCAAAATAATCGAACGCCATGTTTGCTCAATACACTTCAATCAAAATGTAACTGAAGGTCATGAAATTAACCGAAGTTTAATCAAGATTTTGTAGTGCACAGACCAGATGCATGCCCTCTTTCCACCAGACAAAGATGGCGGTCATCTTGTGGTGTCGTGTTGACTTTGGTAATACATCCATAGCCTTTTCCCAGGCCCACAGCAACACCACTTAGCCCTTTAACAAGTGGATGCTCGCGGtattgaaaaaacaaagcacCTTCCTCAAAAACTACCCCAATAAAAcaacgtctgtaaaactgttgacaggacacctccaactgcaaataaggtcaattatgactcagTTACAAATTTTTGGTCCAttgaggttttatatttgtaaaacttttcaCAAGGTGAGAAAAaccatttaaaaatctgtgacatcatcacaatgtaaagtctatgagccgaGTGGGAACCTGCGGGCAGAGCCAGTAGAAGGAACACTGCTACACATATTAAGTGGGCTGCATACTGTGAACGAAAACCCAGCCGCAAGAAATGTTTCATgccatggctggaggcattatgtctTAGGGTTGTCAACATgtccatacatacatatgtagTGCCATGTTCATTAACACAATATCTCACACAAGGCACAAACGTCTAGTCGGACTCAAGAATAAAGTGAAGAAtaaagaatttggtggtcaaaggtcactgtgacctcacaaaacaagttcttggccataacttaagaattaCTTTCTTGTGTGTTAGACATCTATGTTTGCAACTTGACGAGGTCGCAGAGACATACAGCCTCAAGGCGGTAATTCTGGTTCAGCAAATGCGCCCCATGAGCAGTTTTCTTGGACTGAATAGGTGCCATCTTCCGGTCTGGTATCTATTATTATCATAAGCCCATgccttttccttttcctgtgCATGAGCACAAACGCTCCCAGTTGGTAACTGGCTGGAACAttgctctttgtttgtttcccag from Epinephelus moara isolate mb chromosome 8, YSFRI_EMoa_1.0, whole genome shotgun sequence includes these protein-coding regions:
- the LOC126393851 gene encoding protein FAM163B; the encoded protein is MSAGTVVIAGGILATVILLTIVAVLCLCRLQYYCCKREESEKGEEEEPELATMSPSRPLALSAPPTPPTPEHYGDEPENYPPTFLTEANGPASYSPTPPPRRCQRSHAFCPSCARCSLPFYLQHPERLCNGGRRISYRTVQQQDLELPMDLASFYQKLNLIRSVTMREVVTHSVSTDV